Sequence from the Cucumis sativus cultivar 9930 chromosome 1, Cucumber_9930_V3, whole genome shotgun sequence genome:
aaaagataacTCATGGCAcctattttttgcatattgcaaatatgacaaaatgaGTGATATCATACGATTTTCAGACGGCAATAATAAgattatcgacttttaaatttgctatttttagaatttagaaaatatggTGACATGAAccttattatcataattttttttgctatttttgcaagggTTCGTTGTgattataacttaaaaatggaaatgaatAAAACGATGCAAAGAAAATACCTTGTACAAATAGTTTATACGACACCCTTGAAAATACAAGACtcttttaatcaaatatttttataccATTTTAAATCACAAATTCATCCGAAAGTTATAATTACTATAAGAATCgtaaattgaatattataacGAGTAATTTGTTCTAAGCCTCGAAAATCGTGTAAATATTATCGTTTGTTTATGTGCAACTTGttaatagtttcttttataatcACCAATAAGTGCACTTGAGTTATTTCTTTATCTGCAACTTGCTTGTTCTACCTTTTACAAATACGACACAATTCTGTTTTTCCTCTCCAGGGCTATCAGAAGCTCAAGTGGGGATTCAATAAAAGAGAACTAAAAATTGTAATCCGTTTCAAGAAACCAGTTACTGTCttgaacaataaaaataatcgaACCAGTCGAGCTTTGCCCTATTACCATTCACTTGAAGAATTCATTGACCAAAATTACTTCcaagttataataaaaaataaggttCATGAGAAGTTTATCTGTATATTCaacaatttatattataagtGAGTCTCATTCATACAAACAAACCATATCAAAAAAGGGAAATACCAATGAgagatatttatatataggagagaagaaaatttgttccaattagttcaacaaaataacaaaggAACTGAAATTTGAATAAGTGAATTTCTCcaactaattatttattaaaccGCGAATAAAACAGATGTAAATAACATGTTCTGACTCACCACCAAAAGAGGTTTAAGTTTaatcttttcaattaaaaatgcATATTAAGTGTCTCACCATAACGATCAACACAGTCTGGACAAGTTTGTCTTAGCTATGTACGTCCTTCAAATTAATCCTGAGAAAGCACACCAAAAAAGATGTAAGAAAAATGCAATTTAATGTAGAAAAATGTAAGAAgttttgtcttttaaaatatagcaaaacatTAACGTCTATCATACTATAACCATCTAAAAAATGGAGAGGGAAGAAGAGCATTAAccttgaattttctttcaggTGAAAATCTTCAACTTTGCTTAATTAGGATATCCAACGTTAAATACTTCTGTCAATTTCTTGATCAATTCCAAGATTTTTATTATCACCATTGTTGGATGAACCATACTGGTAACTACTTTGAATCACTTGTGCCGCCATAATTCCTAATGCAACAAACAATTCTCTACGTTTTTCTTCTCGAATTATTTCAGAATAAGCTTCCTCCACTGTTGGGAATGGCTGGTTAACTAGGATTTGGGAGCAAATTATGGAATAATAATCATTTAGTCcaataaaaaattgcataacTTTGTCTCTTTCTGTAAGCTCGCTCCAAAATGCAATTGTACCATTGCTAGAATAACCTTGAGCAAAATCACTGCTATAGGTTCCAATGTCATTCCATAATTTCTTGAGCTTTTTGAAGTAACGTTCAACGGATAAGTTTCCTTGTCGATGGGATGCAATTTTCtggtaaatttgtaatatagcCAAACTAGAAACGTTTCGAGGTGAAgattcttcctttttattatttgagccCATTAAATCATCTATTGAGTTTCCTTTGAGGATGTCGTCAAGGTCTTTACCTACACACATGTTATTTTTTTCGTCCACCagtaaaagattaaaatagatATATCAAGAATAACTTGAAGAAACACATacaaaactatataattaCAACAAAACTTTGTATACTTTTTAATCCGGGTAGAATAAGGGTAATCAATGATAAAACTAAGTCTTTGGACAAAATGAACCAAGATATTGCAAAATACCATATTACTAAATTTTGAtgtaatattttcattttttttttttttgccatatAAACAATTCCCCTTTCActgttttttattgttttttaaaatatttttattgaattaattattagtgGTGTGTAGAAGTGATTACACATTTCAATTACcctaaaaatttacaaaagaaaaaaaaaagatgtgaGTAATATCAAAACTGACCTTCAAAAGAAAGGCCTTGTAACAACCGATGACCAATATCATTAGAAGGATCAGAAGATGCAGGTGAATTAGGATAAGCAGTAGTTTTGACAGCTTTCTCATGACAATCTGACCCAGAGGTGGGAGAAATCTTGGGAGAAGCTTTTGGAGAATTATCATTATAAATACGTCTTACAACGTTGTtctttgaagaagaagaaggcatGGTGGGttgacattttgtttttcgAGTCGGACTCGGAGTCGGACTCGGAGTCGGAGGTAGAGCTGGAGAAGGAGTGGGGGGTTGACTTTTTGTCTTTCGAGTAGTCGGAATAGGAGTCGGAGGTGGAGCTGGAGAAGATGGCGCGGAGTTGCTGTTGGGATTAGAATTCCTTGCTGCAGCTTGTGGCTTTGGCTTTGAAGAGCTGGGAAAATTGGGATCTTTTTCTGGATGTTTGTTTGCAGAATTTTTAACCTCTGCATCAGTAGGCTTCTTGGTTCCGTTTGGAGAAGAATTAATCTTGCGGCGATTAACTGGAGATTTAAAATGGGGATCAAAGATTCCTCTAAATTTGAACCCTTCCGTTAAACTTTCATCCATCCTCACTCACTTGGCTTTGCCTTGCTCTACCAATTCAAGAAATAGTGGACTGTCCTTTTAGCTTTCCAACTCTCTCtccacattcatttttataatccCTTCACTTTGACTCACATACCAAACTCTTTTGACGCCATCCATATTtgttacttctttttttcactttttatataGTACTCCATTTATTCCTCCTGCCATCATGTGCATTCACATGTACCTAAGATCTATAATGTATTAATacattaataaaagaagagaacaCAAATCACAATCTATTGTATATAACCATTTTCAAGATTCATTATATTGGACAAATTTGTCTTTTAAGCACGactaatttttctaattaattatcacTTCTCTCTCCCACACTCTTCTTGGGTTTCTCAATCTCACTTTACTCCTTCCTATTTTCCATTCATCCAAATTCTCTCACTCCCCCCTACAAATGTCATAAATAGATTTTGACCAAATAAGATACTTTTATCTATTTAAGATTAATATTTAATggtgacatttttaaattttataataactttGATGATTTGTTCTTAAttagaattaataataaaatttgaaaggtttcaaaactcaaaagtttTTGTAACTTCTTAATCTCTCCTGcaatgtgtgtatatataaactgatcttctactttttttttcctacaaCAATATGCTCTCTTTTTAATGTACTATAGTATTTTGTAGTATCTCCTCTAGTGGTACAAATAGGTAACTATTTACTATAATTTGTAGTTgctatatatactatataaaaACGTTATCAATTTGATTATCTCTTATGATAAGATTTGGTCTAAAAACCACAGTTAACTTTGTTTAAGTCATTTGATATTTCTTCGTTGAGAAGttttataactttattaaaaattgtgtGTGAAACATTGGAGAAAATAGATTGACTATGATATGAATCAAATGGaacatcaaatttttataatttgttagCATTAGTatgaaaaagttacaaaaacttttaaatttcaaactttttaaattctaccattaatattttctatttaaaattttatgtttcaaaGCATTTGGGGTAATATGTTTAAGGtatgattatttttcaaacaaattaaggTTGGTTCGTtcgtttatatatataaaagatttgtTTTAACATTTCTTTCATGGAAGAATAtggtaataaataattatggaaTCTACTTCTCATCATTATGATATTGGGAGGTTGAGCTATCACACCTTATATGAGACCACTTACTCTAGGCCTGAGAGGGAGTGTGAAGCCAATAGATTCCGTTCTCCCTTCAACGATAGTATCTATTGACCCTAAACTCTAAACTATCTATCGAACTTGTAAACAATGGAAGCATACAACTAAAACCGATATGACATTAATGTACCTGTAGTGTAGTCCATTTAATAcaacattataaaaataaaagtcttATACAAACTTTACATGACTACCCATAACTGATCTTTTGATAATACACACCCAACCTAATACACATGATCTATATGTAGGACACACTTCACCATCTCGAGAGTAACAACCTCTCAATACCTGCTAGATGGATTGGTCGATTGGCAACAGTAGACATAGCTTAAGGATCTCGATCATTACCTAAAAAGcgaaaaaacattttgaaagaataagtCAAAAGACTTAGGTGAGAGACGATTTTCTAAAACATGATTTTCTTACTAGTTGTGCTAAATGGAGAATTAAAAACATGCAAACCTTTGAAAtaacatttcataaacatgTAGCTTAAAACTCACAAATGTTTGAAGTACATTTCATAAAACTTTACTTCTATTGACAtgcaaatatattaaaaatacgCTTTATAAACTTTACTTGATTATTACTCTATAACTCAACCAT
This genomic interval carries:
- the LOC105436385 gene encoding probable serine/threonine-protein kinase DDB_G0280111, translated to MDESLTEGFKFRGIFDPHFKSPVNRRKINSSPNGTKKPTDAEVKNSANKHPEKDPNFPSSSKPKPQAAARNSNPNSNSAPSSPAPPPTPIPTTRKTKSQPPTPSPALPPTPSPTPSPTRKTKCQPTMPSSSSKNNVVRRIYNDNSPKASPKISPTSGSDCHEKAVKTTAYPNSPASSDPSNDIGHRLLQGLSFEGKDLDDILKGNSIDDLMGSNNKKEESSPRNVSSLAILQIYQKIASHRQGNLSVERYFKKLKKLWNDIGTYSSDFAQGYSSNGTIAFWSELTERDKVMQFFIGLNDYYSIICSQILVNQPFPTVEEAYSEIIREEKRRELFVALGIMAAQVIQSSYQYGSSNNGDNKNLGIDQEIDRSI